The following coding sequences lie in one Saccopteryx bilineata isolate mSacBil1 chromosome X, mSacBil1_pri_phased_curated, whole genome shotgun sequence genomic window:
- the LOC136317653 gene encoding methyl-CpG-binding domain protein 3-like 1, producing MIWKKPQQVCAYKALRDLQPYSTEGEPLSIFYVINAMKIMAAEYARESLGCTGPGSLSINPEPSTAGSSKWAAMIPGAGRSVPRLSCRQLVTVKDAWTQTQEVKNIKEKLAVALKADDLSREAEMAKSQEGCHEN from the coding sequence ATGATTTGGAAGAAACCCCAGCAAGTCTGTGCTTACAAGGCACTTCGGGATCTCCAGCCCTACAGCACTGAAGGAGAACCGTTAAGTATTTTCTATGTCATAAATGCCATGAAAATAATGGCAGCGGAGTATGCACGTGAATCCCTGGGCTGTACTGGTCCTGGGTCCCTGAGCATCAACCCTGAGCCAAGCACTGCAGGATCTTCCAAGTGGGCAGCAATGATCCCAGGAGCAGGTCGCAGTGTCCCACGGCTTTCCTGCAGACAACTGGTTACCGTTAAAGATGCCTGGACACAGACTCAggaagtgaaaaatataaaagagaagctGGCTGTGGCTTTGAAGGCAGATGATCTGTCCAGGGAAGCAGAAATGGCCAAGAGCCAAGAAGGATGCCATGAAAACTGA